A stretch of the Paramormyrops kingsleyae isolate MSU_618 chromosome 16, PKINGS_0.4, whole genome shotgun sequence genome encodes the following:
- the LOC140578589 gene encoding zona pellucida sperm-binding protein 3-like has protein sequence MFITCSLRATVASVPVDSQHKACSFSLAANRWMSVDGNDQVCGCCDTSCGPAGVAGAQGTGVLGPIAIQQGPPMGSQPGQLYMLKG, from the exons ATGTTCATTACTTGCAGCCTGAGAGCAACAGTGGCTTCTGTGCCTGTGGATTCCCAACACAAGGCTTGTTCCTTCTCTCTTGCTGCTAACAG GTGGATGTCTGTGGATGGGAATgaccaggtgtgtggctgctgtGACACCAGCTGTGGACCTGCAGGTGTAGCAG GTGCTCAAGGCACAGGTGTTCTGGGTCCCATTGCTATCCAACAGGGTCCTCCCATGGGTAGTCAGCCTGGACAGCTGTATATGCTGAAGGGATAG